The genome window AGCCACACCTTCACCCGGTCGGCGCTGTGGATGCGCGGGTTCCGCCACTCGATCCGCCAGGAGGCGGTCGCACGGCAGCCGGCGCGGGAGCAGGTGAGCGGCTCTGGCTCGCCCAGTCCGATCACGTGTCCTCCTCATCCGGGCGCTTCCCGTCGGCGCGCGGGTCGCTCGCGGGCGGCGCGCCGGCGTCCTCGCGGCGGCCCCCGGACGGAGGCGCCATCGGCGGAGGCGCCATCGGAAGGATATTGCCTGGACGCTGTGCTTCCGCTTCATGCGGCTCGGCGCCGACGTTCGCGATCACCACCGCGAAGTACGGCAGGAACACCGCCGCGATGAGCGGGATCGCGCCCCACGGCCAGCCGACGATGATCGCCACGAACAGGCACACCACGCGGATCCCCATGGCGACGGAGTACTTGATCATCCGGCGCTTGCGCTCCTCGTCCGGGGAGAGCGGGAGATTGGTGATGGACGGGCGTGGCTGCTTCATGTTCGTTGACTCCAGAGTACGTCCATAAACTGGTACGGGTCCGCCACGGACCGAATCGTCGAGAGGAATCCTGCATGACCACGCCGCGCACTGTGCTCGTCACCGGAGGGAACCGGGGGATCGGCTACGCGATCGCCGAGGAGTTCCTCGCTCAGGGGCACCGGGTGGCGGTGACGGCGCGCTCGGGCGAGGGTCCGGCCGGCGCGCTCACGGTGCGTGCGGACGTCACGGACGCGGCCTCGGTGGACGCCGCCTTCAGCCAGGTGGAGGCCGAACTCGGCCCCGTCGAGGTGGTCGTGGCCAACGCGGGCATCACCAAGGACACGCTGCTGATGCGGATGAGCGACGAGGAGTTCGACACCGTCGTGGAGACCAACCTCGGCGGGGCGTTCCGCGTCGTCAAGCGCGCGTCCAAGGGGATGCTGAAGGCGCGCTGGGGCCGCATCGTCCTGATCTCCAGCGTCGTGGGGCTGTACGGTTCCGCAGGCCAGGTCAACTACGCGGCCAGCAAGGCCGGGCTGGTCGGCATGGCGCGCTCGATCACGCGCGAGCTCGGCGCCCGCGGGATCACCGCGAACGTCGTCGCCCCCGGCTTCATCGAGACCGACATGACCGCCGCCCTCCCGGAGGCGCAGCAGGCCGAGTACAAGAAGAACATCCCGGCCGGCCGCTTCGCGTCGCCGAACGAGGTGGCGCGCGTCGTCACCTGGATCGCGGGCGACGACGCGGGCTACGTGTCCGGCGCGGTCATCCCGGTCGACGGCGGCCTCGGGATGGGGCACTGAG of Leifsonia shinshuensis contains these proteins:
- a CDS encoding DUF3099 domain-containing protein; translated protein: MKQPRPSITNLPLSPDEERKRRMIKYSVAMGIRVVCLFVAIIVGWPWGAIPLIAAVFLPYFAVVIANVGAEPHEAEAQRPGNILPMAPPPMAPPSGGRREDAGAPPASDPRADGKRPDEEDT
- the fabG gene encoding 3-oxoacyl-ACP reductase FabG; amino-acid sequence: MTTPRTVLVTGGNRGIGYAIAEEFLAQGHRVAVTARSGEGPAGALTVRADVTDAASVDAAFSQVEAELGPVEVVVANAGITKDTLLMRMSDEEFDTVVETNLGGAFRVVKRASKGMLKARWGRIVLISSVVGLYGSAGQVNYAASKAGLVGMARSITRELGARGITANVVAPGFIETDMTAALPEAQQAEYKKNIPAGRFASPNEVARVVTWIAGDDAGYVSGAVIPVDGGLGMGH